The sequence TTAATTTTTGTTCAAACTCAAGGTGTATGGAATTTTTAACCGTAGGAATATATGACATATTTTGAGGATTAAAAAATCCATACAACGCAGAGATTGGGCAAAAAGTGACGTTCTGTAACAACCTGTCAGGCGCGTTCCTCTAGCGGCCCGTCACTAAACAAAAACCTTTCGATCCAGGAAAGTCCAAGCATTAACAGTTCCCGGTCATCTTCTTTCACCGCGTTCAACTGTTGCTGTGGGACAACATAGCGCGATAAAAAACTGCTTTCAAAAACAAAACGTCGGAAGGTATCTATGTTGTAACTGGCCATGAAAGCCATTTTCATAGGCGGACTGTTGGCATCAATGCCCTGAGCCCTGAAAGAATCGGACTGTAAACGGCCTGCAATGCGGGCCCAGCAGTTGTTGGGTTCAAGATATGCTTCCATTTCCTGATCCGCCATCCACGATTTGGCACTCCAGGTTTTATCTTCACCATGTCCTTTGCAGTAATCATGGTGCATGACATAGTACTGCACGTGCATACTGCCGTCGGCGTCACCATAAATGGCCGGTTCCAGGGGGTAGGCCCGGCAGGAGTAGGGTCTATCTGAATAAATCGTGCATCCCTTTTCCGTCAGAAACGTACAGGGGTTACCCTGCAGGTCGCTCATTTTCAACATCACATTGGGAAAGGTGGGCATGTCGCGGATGGCTGTTGTGGTATGGGCAACCAGGAACTCTTCCGAGGTCATGTTAAGGTTTTGCTTCATGCGTACAACGTCATAGGGATAAAGATACATGTCTGCATTATGGCAGCAACGGGTAAAGCAGGGCACACCGTCGTGACAGGCAAATTTGAAGGTGCCGCTACCAAGTAATTCACGATGTGCCGTGCTGTCCATGGCGTCGTTAGGTATTGTCATGGTCGTATTTCCAATTTTTGTAAAGTTTATCCGTAATCAACGGGGTATATATTTTTATTACTGACTTTCATATTTTACCATATTCCCGCATTTATCAACACACTCGTCTAAGATGTTCAAAACAGTATCAATAAAATGTCAATTAATATAGCACCATGTTTAAAAGCCAATGAAAACTATGTTTAAAACATGTTCAAAACGAATAAAAAGCCTATTAAATAATGATCTTGGCGCTGTTCAAAAAAAATATCTAATTGTTGAAAACAGGTTGAAAAAATGTTGAGAACCTGTTTAAAAAGTAGGGAATTGGAACCATTCTCATGTGATTGCAGCCGATTCATCTATTTTTAAACAGGCTCTGAAAATATCAAACCCGGCATCAACCCGG comes from uncultured Desulfobacter sp. and encodes:
- a CDS encoding YkgJ family cysteine cluster protein, whose translation is MTIPNDAMDSTAHRELLGSGTFKFACHDGVPCFTRCCHNADMYLYPYDVVRMKQNLNMTSEEFLVAHTTTAIRDMPTFPNVMLKMSDLQGNPCTFLTEKGCTIYSDRPYSCRAYPLEPAIYGDADGSMHVQYYVMHHDYCKGHGEDKTWSAKSWMADQEMEAYLEPNNCWARIAGRLQSDSFRAQGIDANSPPMKMAFMASYNIDTFRRFVFESSFLSRYVVPQQQLNAVKEDDRELLMLGLSWIERFLFSDGPLEERA